The following are encoded in a window of Strix uralensis isolate ZFMK-TIS-50842 chromosome 30, bStrUra1, whole genome shotgun sequence genomic DNA:
- the LOC141935910 gene encoding 5'-3' exonuclease PLD3-like, which yields MAQEPAAAGLGGGARSSLPGRDRPGVPSDSQQAVPEVTSPPGAARRQSRAGSGERGGATPRALEDRRGPRGLLGASAADPVPSRHAGMKPNSTYKQLDPLEDRGAHPNCFLLKCSRSTLLSTVLLTLFVLIFLLFFNLWLSSALRGDAGSCGDMCRIVLVESIPEGMTFSDGSVPNPSTFSTWMNLLGTVTRSLDIASFYWTMTNEDTRTHEPSAAQGEQILKELLQLPQRGITVRITVSRPSAKAPLNDLRALEQSGAVVRTVDMPRLTGGVLHTKFWLVDGTHLYLGSANMDWRSLTQVKELGVAVYNCSCLAKDLGKIFEAYWALGIPGTSIPVPWPANYSTPFNMETPLELKLNDTDAAVYFSSSPPALCAAGRTQDLGALLGVIDAAEAFVDVAVMSYLPTTEFSHPQRFWPAIDNRLRKAVFERRVKVRLLVGCWRHSRVTMFPFLKSLAAIADNQTHYSVAVRLFMVPASAAQAQIPYARVNHNKYMVTEKAAYIGTSNWSGDYFTRTAGSALVVNQTLSPSSAGTATVPAAGTIREQLQAVFERDWSSRYSADISDAEQWESLCGSR from the exons ATGGCGCAGGAGCCAGCGGCCGCGGGACTAGGCGGCGGGGCCAGGAGCAGCCTGCCAGGGAGAGACCGGCCGGGCGTCCCCTCTGACAGCCAGCAGGCAG TGCCGGAAGTGACGTcaccgcccggcgccgcgcgccgccAGTCGAGGGCGGGGAGCGGGGAACGGGGAGGGGCGACCCCCAGAGCGCTGGAGGACCGAAGGGGCCCCCGCGGGCTGCTCGGAGCCTCCGCCGCGGACCCGGTGCCTTCG CGTCACGCCGGGATGAAGCCCAACAGCACCTATAAGCAG CTGGACCCACTGGAGGACCGTGGGGCACATCCCAACTGCTTCCTACTGAAG TGCTCCCGCAGCACGTTGCTTTCCACCGTCCTCCTCACCCTCTTcgtcctcatcttcctcctcttcttcaatCTCTGGCTGAGCTCGGCCCTCCGCGGCGATGCCGGATCTTGCGGGGACATGTGCCG AATCGTCCTGGTGGAGAGCATCCCAGAGGGAATGACCTTCAGCGATGGTTCTGTGCCAAATCCGTCCACGTTCTCCACGTGGATGAACCTCTTGGGGACCGTCACCCGCAGCCTGGACATTGCCTCCTTCTACTGGACCATGACCAACgaggacacacggacacacgaACCCTCCGCCGCCCAG GGTGAACAAATCCTGAAGGAACTCCTCCAACTGCCCCAGCGTGGCATCACCGTCCGAATCACCGTCAGCCGCCCGTCAGCAAAAGCACCCCTGAATGATCTCCGAGCGCTGGAGCAGAGCG GTGCTGTGGTGCGCACCGTCGATATGCCGCGGCTCACCGGCGGTGTGCTGCACACCAAGTTTTGGCTCGTCGACGGCACCCACCTCTACCTTGGGAGTGCCAACATGGACTGGAGGTCTCTGACCCAG GTGAAGGAGCTCGGTGTTGCTGTCTACAACTGCAGTTGCTTGGCCAAAGATTTAGGCAAAATTTTTGAAGCGTATTGGGCTCTTGGCATTCCTGGCACTTCCATCCCGGTACCGTGGCCGGCAAATTATTCTACCCCCTTCAACATGGAAACGCCACTGGAGTTGAAGCTCAACGACACCGATGCCGCTGTCTACTTCTCG AGCTCCCCGCCGGCGCTCTGTGCTGCCGGTCGGACCCAGGACCTCGGCGCCCTCCTCGGTGTCATCGATGCTGCCGAAGCCTTTGTGGACGTCGCGGTGATGAGCTACCTACCCACCACCGAATTCTCCCACCCCCAGAG ATTTTGGCCGGCGATCGATAACCGTCTGCGGAAAGCCGTCTTTGAACGCCGGGTCAAGGTCCGGTTGTTGGTGGGTTGTTGGCGGCACAGCCGAGTCACCATGTTCCCCTTCCTCAAATCCCTTGCTGCCATCGCAGATAACCAGACCCACTACAGCGTGGCGGTG CGGCTGTTCATGGTGCCGGCCAGCGCGGCACAAGCCCAGATCCCCTACGCCCGGGTGAACCACAACAAGTACATGGTGACGGAGAAGGCGGCGTATATCG GGACATCCAACTGGTCCGGCGACTACTTCACGCGGACGGCGGGATCGGCGCTGGTGGTGAACCAGAcgctgagccccagcagtgcCGGCACCGCCACCGTCCCTGCGGCCGGCACCATCCGGGAGCAGCTGCAGGCGGTTTTTGAGCGGGATTGGAGCTCCCGCTACAGCGCTGACATCAGCGACGCTGAGCAGTGGGAGAGCCTCTGCGGCTCCCGGTAG
- the C30H19orf47 gene encoding uncharacterized protein C19orf47 homolog has product MVSVTMATSEWIQFFKEAGIPPGPAVNYAVMFVDNRIQKNMLMDLNKEIMNELGITVVGDIIAILKHAKVVYRQEMCKAATELLCPSSPNVQTELRRNASSAASRMIANSLSRDSPPAAPLRQRPHASKISVTVSNKLAAAKAGLCDTADERPTIPVKRRRVTAEMEGKYIINMPKGTTPRTKKILEQQAAKGLQRTSVFDRLGAEAKADTTTGGKPTGVFSRLGDALGTDGDKATESDDDCSVLQYAGVLKKLAKPPPKESSEPGGTVKAKATSSEAKQVTVTTATQRPGHRNAAGSRMATKPSLAASKIGSVSVVAVPVEAQDGDVTSTKDKSEPEFRVTIKRTWGCGKVSSTSESPGAQMDSAGTVSVFKRLGKKPD; this is encoded by the exons ATGGTGTCCGTCACGATGG CGACATCCGAATGGATTCAGTTTTTCAAGGAAGCCGGGATCCCCCCAGGCCCCGCTGTCAACTATGCCGTTATGTTTGTGGATAACAG GATCCAAAAGAACATGTTGATGGATCTGAACAAGGAGATCATGAATGAACTGGGCATCACAGTGGTGGGAGACATCATCGCCATCCTCAAACATGCCAAAGTTGTGTACAGGCAG gagatGTGCAAGGCAGCCACCGAATtgctctgccccagctcccccAACGTTCAAACCGAGCTGCGCCGCAACGCCAGTAGCG CCGCCAGCCGGATGATCGCCAACAGCCTGAGCAGAGACTCacctcccgccgccccgctccgacAGCGGCCCCACGCCTCCAAAATCTCCGTCACCGTCTCCAACAAACTGGCCGCTGCGAAGGCAG GATTATGTGACACGGCAGACGAACGTCCAACGATCCCGGTAAAACGCCGCCGGGTGACGGCAGAAATGGAAGGGAAATACATCATCAATATGCCCAAGGGCACCACGCCGAGGACAAAGAAAATCCTGGAACAGCAAGCGGCCAAAG GTCTGCAGAGGACGTCTGTCTTCGACCGGCTGGGAGCTGAGGCGAAAGCAGACACGACCACAGGAGGGAAG CCCACGGGAGTCTTCAGCAGACTGGGCGATGCCTTGGGGACCGATGGGGACAAAGCCACCGAGAGCGACGATGACTGCTCTGTGCTCCAGTATGCTGGCGTCCTCAAAAAACTCGCCAAACCTCCCCCTAAGGAAAGCTCTGAGCCGGGAGGGACCGTCAAGGCAAAAGCCACCAGTTCGGAAGCCAAACAGGTCACCGTCACCACAGCCACCCAGCGACCGGGTCACAGGAACGCTGCCGGTAGCCGTATGGCAACAAAACCGTCACTGGCGGCATCTAAAATCGGCAGCGTCAGCGTTGTGGCGGTGCCAGTCGAAGCGCAGGATGGTGACGTCACCAGCACGAAGGATAAAAGCGAACCCGAATTTCGGGTGACAAtcaaaaggacttgggggtgcgGGAAGGTGAGCAGCACCAGCGAGAGCCCCGGCGCTCAGATGGACAGCGCCGGCACCGTCAGCGTCTTCAAACGGCTGGGGAAGAAACCGGATTGA
- the AKT2 gene encoding RAC-beta serine/threonine-protein kinase: protein MNEVSVVKEGWLHKRGEYIKTWRPRYFLLKSDGSFIGYKERPETSDHSLPPLNNFSVAECQLMKTERPRPNTFVIRCLQWTTVIERTFHVDSPEEREEWMRAIQTVANSLKNQEPEADPMDYKCGSPNDSTGTEEMEVAVSKTRAKATMNDFDYLKLLGKGTFGKVILVREKATGRYYAMKILRKEVIIAKDEVAHTVTESRVLQNTRHPFLTALKYAFQTNDRLCFVMEYANGGELFFHLSRERVFTEDRARFYGAEIVSALEYLHSRDVVYRDIKLENLMLDKDGHIKITDFGLCKEGITDGATMKTFCGTPEYLAPEVLEDNDYGRAVDWWGLGVVMYEMMCGRLPFYNQDHERLFELILMEEIRFPRTLSPEAKSLLAGLLKKDPKQRLGGGPNDAKEVMEHRFFIAINWQDVVQKKLVPPFKPQVTSEIDTRYFDDEFTAQSITITPPDRYDNMGSLENDQRTHFPQFSYSASIRE, encoded by the exons ATGAACGAAGTGTCGGTCGTGAAGGAGGGCTGGCTGCACAAGAGAG GGGAATACATCAAAACGTGGCGTCCCCGGTATTTCCTGCTGAAAAGCGACGGATCTTTCATTGGCTATAAGGAGCGGCCGGAGACGTCCGACCACAGCTTGCCACCTCTGAATAACTTCTCGGTAGCGG AGTGCCAGCTGATGAAGACTGAGCGGCCTCGGCCCAACACCTTCGTCATCCGATGCTTGCAGTGGACGACAGTCATCGAGAGGACCTTCCATGTGGACTCTCCCGAAGAGCG CGAGGAGTGGATGCGAGCCATCCAGACGGTAGCAAACAGCCTAAAGAACCAGGAACCGGAGGCGGACCCCATGGATTACAAGTGCGGATCTCCCAACGACAGCACCGGCACCGAGGAGATGGAGGTGGCTGTCAGCAAAACCCGCGCCAAGGCT ACCATGAACGATTTCGATTACCTGAAGCTCCTGGGAAAGGGCACTTTTGGCAAAGTCATCTTGGTGCGGGAAAAGGCCACTGGCCGCTATTATGCCATGAAGATCCTACGGAAAGAGGTCATCATTGCAAAA GATGAGGTGGCGCACACTGTCACAGAGAGCCGGGTGCTGCAGAACACCAGGCACCCCTTCCTCACC GCGCTGAAATACGCCTTTCAGACCAACGACCGGCTGTGCTTCGTCATGGAGTACGCCAACGGTGGAGAG cTGTTTTTCCACCTCTCAAGAGAACGTGTCTTCACGGAGGACCGAGCCCGTTTCTACGGCGCAGAAATAGTCTCTGCGCTGGAGTACCTGCACTCCCGGGACGTGGTGTACAGGGACATTAAG ctggaaaacCTCATGCTGGACAAAGATGGCCACATCAAAATCACTGACTTTGGGCTCTGTAAGGAAGGCATCACGGATGGAGCCACCATGAAGACCTTCTGTGGCACTCCCGAGTACCTGGCTCCGGAG GTCCTGGAGGACAATGATTACGGCCGCGCCGTGGACTGGTGGGGCCTGGGAGTTGTCATGTATGAGATGATGTGTGGTCGCCTCCCCTTCTACAATCAGGACCACGAACGCCTCTTTGAGCTGATCCTTATGGAGGAGATTCGGTTCCCTCGTACCCTCAGCCCCGAGGCCAAATCCTTGCTGGCTGGGCTGCTCAAGAAGGATCCCAAACAGAG GCTCGGCGGAGGTCCCAATGACGCCAAGGAGGTGATGGAGCATCGCTTCTTCATCGCCATCAACTGGCAGGATGTGGTTCAGAAGAAG CTGGTCCCACCATTCAAGCCCCAAGTGACGTCCGAGATAGACACACGGTATTTCGATGACGAGTTCACCGCCCAATCCATCACCATCACCCCTCCGGATCGCT ATGACAACATGGGCTCGCTGGAGAATGACCAGCGGACGCACTTCCCCCAGTTCTCCTACTCCGCCAGCATACGGGAGTAA